The window TCTGGAGCAAGCGGCAAGTCGTTCGGGACGATGATGCCCGTGCCTGTTGAAACGATAGTGCCAAACGGAATCGGGTTATCCCGCATCAGGAATTCGGTGAGTTCTTCAAACTTCCAATTGATTTGAGACGTGTTGACCTCACCTTGATAGATAGCGTCTCCATCACGAAGAACGGTGCACTGCATCTCAAGGTTATAGGGATCGTCCACTTCGGAGGGTGTTAGGAACATGGGACCGAGTGCACAGCATCCATAGAACACTTTGGATTGTGGGAGATAGAGCGGGTTATCGCGTTCAATGTCCCATGCGGATACGTCGTTACAGAGGGTATAACCGATGATTTCACCGTTGTTACCAAGCACATAGGCGAGTTCTGGTTCGGTTGCTGTCAAGGCAGAATCGCTTCGAATGCCGATAAAGCCGTTGGGTCCGACGCATCGCGTGGGGGTCGCTTTGAAGAATATTTCTGGACGGTCAGCGGAATAGACACGACTATAGATGTCCTGTTCACTGTCGTCATCACGCATGTCCGCACTCCGTTTGTAGGTTACCCCGCATCCCCACACTTCAGGCGAATCAATCGGGGATAGGAGATGTGGGACATTTTCATCAGGGGCGACATCTAATTTTTTGAGCGTGAGCCCTTCGGGTTCGGTCGGTTCGTTTCCTGCTTCTGGAAGTGCACGGAGTTGCATCGGTGGGGGTGTTGCCACTTTCTCTTGGATGTCGGCAAGTATGACACCAACGCTTATCTGTTCCCTGTCAGCAAGCTCTAACACCTCTAAGACACCGGGTGATTCCTCGCTCGTTACGTCTATCACTTCTTCATCACGGGTGACAATCCCAACTCGCTTGCCTAAGTTCGGTAGATGAAATTGAATAAGTTTCATTTTTTAATTTTACCTTGCGGTTCGGTCAGTAGGGTTAGATGGGGAACGCGCCCCTCCGTAGATCCGTCCTCCACTTCGTTACGGACTACGCACATCGGTTCATGATTCAAAGATTTTTAATTTTCCCTTGCGGATTTTTAATTTTACCTTGCGGTTAGGAAAATTCGAGTTGTGCCCAAGCTTTTGCATCCTTAACGATTGCATCCGGCATCGTGTGTGAATGGAGTAGATGCCCTTGGGTCGTCCGAAGCGTCGGTTGTGTGGCATCTTGATAACGCCAATCTAAACTCCATCGGATATGTGAAGCGCGGTTCGGTAACCCGCGGTGGAACAGAAGATTACTGAAAATGACGACATCCCCCGGCAGAATTTGAACACGGACGGCATCCGCCTCAACGGGTTTGATATAATCATCTTGTATGCGTAGATAGTACTCGTCCTTTTCGTGTGGAACGACACCCCACTTATGGCTTCCGGGAATGAATTCCATACACCCGTTTTCAACGTTGACTGGCACTAAAGGCGTCCAGACATTCATCATCCGCAAGACATCCGCCTTTTTTGAGGTATAACCGGCATCTTGATGCCATAGGACCTCTGTTCGTTTGTTCTCCGGTAGCTTCGGACGCACCGAGTAGTTAGGGTATAATCGGATCTCTGGACCGAGGATAATGCCAGCGAGTTCAAGGAGGGCGGGGTGTGCGAACACACCGAAAAAGCCTTCCCGATGGAGTTCCGGGCGAAAAATAGTTGGGCTTTCGTCGGGATAGTTTTCGTAGAGCCGAATGAGACGGGTTTCAAAAGCGGCATCGGGATAGGTGTCTGTCAATTTTCCTTCCGCATACCGGCGCGATGCCAGTTCAGCGACTAACGCCTCACACTCGTGTTTAACAGCCTCAAGCGTTACGGGTTCCAAAACGCCGCGCAGGATAGCGAACCCGTTCTCATTGAAGTTCCTGATAACTGATTCCATTTTCAGGTCTCCCTCTCTGCGTGGCATTTTTCGTGTTAACCGTCTATCTCTGTTTCTCGTCTAATTTCCACTCGGAACTAAACCGGCTTTCACAAGAGATGAGACAACAACCTGCGCGGATTCTTCAAG of the Candidatus Poribacteria bacterium genome contains:
- a CDS encoding fumarylacetoacetate hydrolase family protein, whose product is MKLIQFHLPNLGKRVGIVTRDEEVIDVTSEESPGVLEVLELADREQISVGVILADIQEKVATPPPMQLRALPEAGNEPTEPEGLTLKKLDVAPDENVPHLLSPIDSPEVWGCGVTYKRSADMRDDDSEQDIYSRVYSADRPEIFFKATPTRCVGPNGFIGIRSDSALTATEPELAYVLGNNGEIIGYTLCNDVSAWDIERDNPLYLPQSKVFYGCCALGPMFLTPSEVDDPYNLEMQCTVLRDGDAIYQGEVNTSQINWKFEELTEFLMRDNPIPFGTIVSTGTGIIVPNDLPLAPDDTVKIEIDGFGTLSNPVKQL
- a CDS encoding phytanoyl-CoA dioxygenase family protein — its product is MESVIRNFNENGFAILRGVLEPVTLEAVKHECEALVAELASRRYAEGKLTDTYPDAAFETRLIRLYENYPDESPTIFRPELHREGFFGVFAHPALLELAGIILGPEIRLYPNYSVRPKLPENKRTEVLWHQDAGYTSKKADVLRMMNVWTPLVPVNVENGCMEFIPGSHKWGVVPHEKDEYYLRIQDDYIKPVEADAVRVQILPGDVVIFSNLLFHRGLPNRASHIRWSLDWRYQDATQPTLRTTQGHLLHSHTMPDAIVKDAKAWAQLEFS